A window of the Brassica oleracea var. oleracea cultivar TO1000 chromosome C1, BOL, whole genome shotgun sequence genome harbors these coding sequences:
- the LOC106334851 gene encoding ABC transporter A family member 7-like: MSSSGKGLLFFLKKPFEKFLSPQRPCLQNQVSTVAVEMEKLDVIQESEKVEKLMLEQSISHTIVCNKMNKEYPGRDGNPPKMAVRGLSFAVPSGECFGMLGPNGAGKTSFINMMTGLVKPTSGSAFVQGLDICMDMDRVYTSMGVCPQHE, translated from the exons ATGTCTTCATCAGGAAAAGGCCTTTTGTTCTTCTTGAAAAAACCTTTTGAGAAATTTCTTTCCCCACAAAGGCCTTGTTTGCAAAACCAGGTCTCTACAGTTGCCGTAGAAATGGAGAAGCTAGATGTCATTCAGGAG AGTGAAAAAGTTGAGAAACTGATGCTTGAGCAGAGCATAAGCCATACAATTGTATGCAACAAAATGAATAAGGAGTATCCAGGTAGGGATGGAAACCCGCCAAAAATGGCGGTTCGAGGGTTGTCTTTCGCTGTTCCTTCGGGAGAGTGCTTTGGTATGTTAGGGCCCAATGGTGCCGGGAAGACCTCATTCATCAACATG ATGACTGGGCTTGTGAAACCGACATCAGGGTCAGCGTTTGTACAAGGTTTGGACATATGCATGGATATGGACAGAGTATACACAAGCATGGGTGTATGTCCACAACACGAGTAA
- the LOC106324951 gene encoding ABC transporter A family member 7-like: MADPGTASFLTRANALLRKNLTYQKRNIWSNFRLIMIPLYLCVLLVIIQVLVDTQFNNADENRCGCQCTVTNQNGKCVNKTCGLEFSTSDQALFCPISSPPRWPPLLQVPRPDSRAVRASFLPDIGLPDESCRRTRTCPVTLLFTGNNHSLGASLLGNLLPSSVAVNSTDPLQGLAYNVLGTEIEAGDTNYLDPGISLNLTIYNIQSRCISNAAFSFSFGEEPLKFKKELKCAQGLNLWRNNSREVNDMIFKGYRKGNSQGKTNEIAAAYDLLNTDRNNFNVHIYYNSTYKENSRNTPTTLLRLPRSVNMVSNAFLQLLQGPGTKMLFEYVKEVPKVETRLRLDIASLIGPLFFTWVILLLFPVILSSLVYEKQERLRIIMKMHGLGDGPYWMISYAYFLAMSTLYVICLMIYGSAIGLKFFRLNDYSIQFTFYFLYVNLQIALCFLVSSIFSKVKTLTVASYIYVFLSGLVGEFLLEFLIEDPSFSRGWIIVLELFPAFSLYRGLYEFGEFSFQGNLRGADGMKWKDFSDSAMDHVFLIIIVEWFLALTAAYYIDKMSSSGKGPLFFLKSPINKSPSLRRPSLQRQGSKVVVEMEKTDVTQEIEKVEQLMLEPSTSHAIVCDNLKKVYPGRDGNPPKLAVSGLSLAVPSGECFGMLGPNGAGKTSFINMMTGLLKPTSGTGLVRGLDICNDMDRVYTSMGVCPQHDLLWETLTGREHLLFYGRLKNLKGSDLIQAVEESLKSVNLFHGGVADKPAGKYSGGMKRRLSVAISLIGNPKVVYMDEPSTGLDPASRKNLWTVIKRAKQNTAIILTTHSMEEAEFLCDRLGIFVDGSLQCIGNPKELKGRYGGSYVFTMTTSSEHEGNVERLIQDVSPNAKKIYHIAGTQKFELPKEEVRISEVFQAVEKAKSNFTVFAWGLADTTLEDVFIKVARTGQAFNVFS; the protein is encoded by the exons ATGGCGGATCCTGGTACTGCCAGTTTCTTGACGAGAGCCAATGCCTTGCTTAGGAAAAACTTAACCTATCAG AAACGGAACATATGGAGCAACTTTCGGCTTATCATGATACCTTTATACCTCTGCGTACTTTTAGTGATCATTCAAGTCCTGGTTGATACACAATTTAATAACGCTGATGAAAATCGTTGTGGTTGTCAATGTACTGTCACCAATCAAAATGGAAAGTGCGTAAACAAGACTTGCGGTTTAGAATTTTCGACTTCGGATCAAGCATTATTTTGTCCCATCTCTAGTCCTCCAAGATGGCCTCCATTGCTACAAGTCCCGCGTCCTGATAGTCGCGCTGTTCGTGCTAGTTTCCTCCCAGACATAGGCCTACCTGATGAATCTTGCAGAAGAACAAGAACTTGTCCTGTTACCTTACTTTTTACTGGGAATAACCATTCTCTTGGAGCAA GCTTACTTGGGAATCTGCTACCTAGTTCTGTAGCAGTGAACTCCACTGATCCCTTGCAGGGTTTAGCCTATAATGTCTTG GGTACAGAGATAGAGGCAGGAGACACCAATTATCTTGATCCAGGGATTTCCTTAAATCTTACCATATACAATATCCAATCTCGTTGCATTTCAAACGCTGCGTTTTCGTTCTCATTTGGTGAAGAACCTCTCAAGTTTAAAAAAG AGTTGAAATGTGCTCAAGGATTGAATCTCTGGCGAAATAACTCCAGAGAGGTCAATGATATGATATTCAAAGGTTATCGGAAAGGAAATTCCCAGGGGAAAACAAATGAGATTGCTGCAG CATACGACCTTTTGAACACGGATAGGAACAACTTCAATGTGCACATCTATTATAATTCAACATACAAGGAAAACTCAAGAAATACGCCTACAACGTTGCTTCGACTTCCCCGCTCAGTCAATATG GTGTCAAATGCTTTCCTTCAATTACTGCAAGGCCCTGGAACAAAGATGTTGTTCGAATATGTCAAAGAAGTTCCTAAAGTAGAAACTAGACTTCGTCTAGACATCGCATCTCTAATTGGCCCTCTTTTCTTCACATGGGTTATTCTTCTTCTGTTCCCT GTGATCTTGTCGTCATTGGTGTATGAGAAACAGGAGCGTCTTAGAATCATAATGAAAATGCATGGGCTAGGAGATGGTCCTTATTGGATGATTTCGTACGCCTATTTTCTCGCCATGTCCACGTTATACGTTATATGCCTAATGATATACGGGTCAGCAATAG GGCTCAAGTTCTTTCGGCTTAATGACTACAGTATCCAGTTCACTTTCTATTTCCTTTATGTAAACCTGCAAATTGCCCTTTGCTTTCTAGTTTCATCAATATTTTCAAAGGTCAAGACATTAACAG TTGCTTCTTACATATACGTGTTTTTATCTGGACTTGTGGGGGAGTTTCTACTCGAGTTTCTGATTGAAGACCCATCGTTTTCGA GAGGCTGGATTATTGTCCTGGAGTTGTTTCCTGCCTTCTCTTTATATCGTGGACTGTATGAATTTGGAGAATTTTCTTTCCAAGGAAACCTGAGAGGGGCAGATGGGATGAAGTGGAAAGATTTCAGTGATAGTGCAATGGATCATGTTTTTCTCATCATTATCGTTGAGTGGTTTCTCGCACTCACTGCAGCATACTATATCGATAAGATGTCTTCATCCGGAAAAGGCCCTTTGTTCTTCTTGAAAAGTCCTATCAATAAATCTCCTTCTCTGCGAAGGCCTAGTTTGCAGAGGCAAGGCTCCAAGGTCGTAGTTGAGATGGAAAAAACAGATGTTACTCAGGAG ATAGAAAAGGTCGAGCAGTTGATGCTTGAGCCGAGCACAAGCCATGCGATTGTTTGTGACAACCTGAAGAAGGTGTATCCAGGTAGGGATGGGAACCCGCCGAAGTTGGCTGTCAGTGGGTTATCCCTCGCTGTTCCTTCAGGAGAATGCTTTGGCATGTTGGGACCTAATGGTGCTGGCAAAACATCTTTCATCAATATG ATGACTGGGCTCCTGAAACCAACATCCGGAACAGGGCTTGTTCGAGGTTTGGATATATGCAATGATATGGACAGAGTATACACCAGCATGGGCGTCTGCCCGCAGCACGA TTTACTCTGGGAAACGCTGACAGGAAGAGAGCATCTGCTGTTTTATGGAAGACTTAAGAATCTCAAAGGCTCTGACCTCATCCAA GCTGTGGAAGAGTCTCTTAAGAGTGTCAACCTTTTCCACGGAGGAGTTGCTGATAAACCTGCTGGGAAATACAGCGGAGGTATGAAAAGGCGGCTGAGTGTTGCCATTTCACTTATCGGAAACCCTAAG GTTGTTTACATGGATGAGCCAAGCACAGGACTTGATCCAGCCTCAAGAAAGAACCTATGGACAGTCATCAAGCGTGCAAAGCAAAACACTGCCATCATCCTTACAACTCACTCAATGGAAGAAGCAGAATTTCTTTGTGACCGTCTAGGGATATTCGTAGACGGAAGCCTGCAATGCATAGGCAACCCAAAAGAGCTGAAAGGAAGGTATGGTGGATCTTATGTGTTTACAATGACAACCTCTTCAGAACACGAGGGAAACGTGGAAAGGCTGATTCAAGATGTCTCCCCAAATGCCAAGAAGATATATCACATCGCAGGGACCCAGAAGTTTGAGCTCCCAAAGGAAGAGGTTCGGATCTCAGAGGTGTTTCAGGCGGTTGAGAAGGCTAAGAGCAATTTTACCGTCTTTGCTTGGGGACTCGCAGACACAACTCTTGAAGATGTCTTCATTAAGGTTGCTAGAACGGGTCAAGCTTTTAATGTCTTCTCTTGA